From the Flavobacterium galactosidilyticum genome, one window contains:
- the kdsA gene encoding 3-deoxy-8-phosphooctulonate synthase, giving the protein MNINHIPQIKHTESGNFFLLAGPCAIESEEMAMRIAEKLVGITDNLQIPFVFKGSFKKANRSRIDSFSGIGDEKALKILRKVSETFGVPTVTDIHTNEDADMAAQYVDVLQIPAFLVRQTDLVVAAANTGKVVNLKKGQFMSPESMKHAVQKVLDCQNENVMVTDRGTMFGYQDMIVDFRGIPTMQQYATTVLDVTHSLQQPNQTAGVTGGRPDMIETVAKAGISVGVDGIFIETHFDPANAKSDGANMLHLDYFESLMTKLVAIRKTINTF; this is encoded by the coding sequence ATGAATATAAATCATATCCCACAGATCAAACACACTGAAAGTGGAAATTTTTTCCTTCTTGCTGGTCCTTGCGCTATTGAAAGTGAAGAAATGGCAATGCGAATTGCTGAAAAATTAGTTGGCATAACTGACAACTTACAAATTCCATTTGTTTTTAAAGGATCGTTTAAAAAAGCAAATCGCTCTAGAATTGACAGTTTTTCAGGAATTGGTGATGAAAAAGCGCTAAAGATTCTTAGAAAAGTTTCAGAGACTTTTGGTGTTCCAACGGTTACTGATATCCATACTAATGAGGATGCTGACATGGCGGCACAATATGTTGATGTGCTGCAAATTCCAGCTTTTTTAGTTCGTCAAACTGATTTAGTTGTGGCTGCTGCCAATACTGGAAAAGTGGTAAACTTGAAAAAAGGACAGTTTATGAGTCCTGAAAGTATGAAACACGCCGTACAGAAAGTTTTAGATTGTCAAAATGAAAATGTAATGGTAACAGATAGAGGAACTATGTTTGGATACCAAGATATGATTGTTGATTTTAGAGGAATTCCTACTATGCAACAATATGCTACAACGGTTCTTGATGTAACGCACTCGCTACAACAACCCAATCAAACTGCAGGCGTAACAGGCGGGCGACCAGATATGATTGAAACTGTTGCTAAAGCTGGTATTTCAGTTGGTGTCGATGGAATTTTTATAGAAACTCATTTTGATCCTGCTAACGCAAAAAGTGATGGTGCTAATATGTTGCATTTGGATTATTTTGAATCCCTAATGACTAAGTTAGTAGCGATTAGAAAAACAATAAATACATTTTAA
- a CDS encoding PAS domain-containing sensor histidine kinase, whose translation MMNFENVVAEDNSAPEIIYSFDNFFKISADFICIAGFDGYFKRINPAVSKLLGYTEEELYSRPIHEFVYTHDLKITLETREQVYKNKPLLNFENRYLTKSGEIVWLSWTSMPVENEKLVYAIAKNITHKKRIEEQRNLLIANLTKINKELTILSHKTSHDLKSPINNMLSVFSLIDASKISDPETLELIDILKLTSENLKETLNNSIDYLIENATISTVVEEINLRESLDEVLSSINSLICDSKAVINVDFSEVKNITFNKAYMKSIFLNLISNSIKYTRPHQAPIITIQSKKTNGIDQLIFSDNGLGFDMDKVKEKIFGLYEKFHKNDDSNGIGLYLVYNHVTSLGGRIAVESKINKGATFTISFKY comes from the coding sequence ATGATGAATTTTGAAAATGTAGTTGCCGAAGACAATTCTGCCCCTGAAATAATTTATTCCTTTGATAATTTTTTTAAGATTTCAGCAGATTTCATTTGTATTGCTGGATTTGATGGCTATTTCAAGAGAATAAACCCCGCAGTTTCAAAATTATTAGGATATACGGAAGAAGAATTATATTCTAGGCCTATACATGAATTTGTGTACACTCATGATCTTAAAATCACTTTAGAAACAAGAGAGCAGGTTTATAAAAACAAGCCGTTGCTAAACTTTGAAAACAGATATTTAACTAAAAGTGGTGAAATTGTATGGCTATCTTGGACTTCAATGCCTGTTGAAAACGAAAAATTAGTATATGCAATTGCAAAAAATATAACTCACAAAAAAAGAATAGAGGAGCAACGAAATTTACTTATCGCGAATCTTACGAAAATAAATAAGGAATTGACTATCCTTTCTCATAAAACATCACATGATCTAAAGTCACCTATTAACAATATGCTTTCCGTTTTTAGTCTTATTGATGCTTCTAAAATTTCTGATCCAGAAACTTTAGAATTAATAGATATTCTCAAGTTAACTAGTGAAAATTTGAAAGAGACGCTAAACAATTCGATAGATTACCTGATTGAAAATGCAACTATTTCTACGGTAGTTGAGGAAATAAATCTACGCGAATCTCTTGATGAGGTATTAAGCTCCATAAATTCATTGATTTGCGACTCTAAAGCGGTTATCAATGTTGACTTTTCAGAAGTTAAAAATATTACTTTTAATAAAGCCTATATGAAAAGTATCTTTTTGAATTTAATTTCAAATTCTATAAAATATACCAGACCTCATCAAGCGCCAATTATTACAATCCAATCTAAAAAGACTAACGGAATCGACCAATTAATTTTCTCAGATAACGGACTTGGTTTTGATATGGATAAAGTGAAAGAAAAGATTTTTGGCCTTTATGAAAAATTCCATAAAAATGATGATAGCAATGGTATAGGACTATACCTAGTCTATAATCACGTCACTAGTTTAGGTGGTCGAATTGCGGTGGAGAGTAAAATAAATAAAGGTGCTACATTCACCATATCTTTCAAATACTGA
- a CDS encoding acetate/propionate family kinase, with protein MKIIIINSGSSSIKYQLIDMPANEVICSGMIDRIGLETSNLTYVTVKDKIEDSLPIANHKIGLEKIAKLLMDDKIGVIKSTNEIDAVGHRVVHGGSSFSNTVIITDEVKDKIRQLFELAPLHNPANLEGIVVAEEVFSLAKQVAVFDTAFHQTMPEVAYKYAVPNYLLTQNKIRAYGFHGTSHKYVSEKAIEYLQSVNKPHQNIIAIHLGNGCSITAIKDGKSVDTSMGFSPNSGLIMGTRSGDIDSSLIFYLTKTLGYSLEAVNTMLQKQSGMLGLTGYSDLRDIESTAENGNVDCQLALAMNAYRIKKYIGSYTSVLNGLDAIIFTAGIGENSSYIRKLVCTDMEYFGIKLDRAINEVRSKESREINTAQSRTKILVIPTNEEIEIANQVFELLVS; from the coding sequence ATGAAAATAATAATTATAAACTCAGGAAGTTCCTCCATAAAATACCAACTAATTGACATGCCTGCTAACGAAGTAATTTGTTCCGGAATGATTGATCGGATTGGTTTAGAAACTTCGAATCTAACATATGTAACTGTTAAAGACAAAATTGAAGATTCCTTGCCAATTGCAAATCATAAAATTGGGTTAGAAAAAATAGCTAAATTGTTAATGGATGATAAAATAGGCGTGATAAAAAGCACTAATGAGATCGATGCAGTGGGACATCGTGTAGTTCATGGCGGAAGTAGTTTTTCGAATACTGTAATTATTACTGATGAAGTTAAAGATAAAATCAGGCAACTTTTTGAATTAGCTCCTCTCCACAATCCTGCTAATTTAGAAGGAATTGTTGTGGCAGAAGAGGTGTTTTCTTTAGCGAAACAAGTTGCAGTTTTTGATACCGCATTTCATCAAACTATGCCTGAAGTAGCTTATAAATATGCTGTTCCTAATTATTTATTGACCCAAAATAAAATTAGAGCCTATGGCTTTCATGGAACTTCTCATAAGTACGTTTCAGAAAAAGCGATTGAGTATTTACAATCGGTTAATAAACCACATCAAAATATAATTGCAATACATTTAGGAAACGGCTGTAGTATTACTGCTATAAAAGATGGTAAAAGTGTTGATACATCTATGGGGTTTTCGCCAAATAGCGGACTTATTATGGGAACTCGAAGCGGTGATATAGATTCATCATTAATTTTTTATTTAACAAAAACTTTAGGTTACTCGTTAGAAGCAGTCAATACAATGTTGCAAAAACAAAGTGGAATGTTAGGACTTACTGGATACAGTGATTTGAGAGATATTGAATCCACTGCTGAAAATGGAAATGTGGATTGTCAGTTGGCTTTAGCCATGAACGCTTACCGAATAAAAAAATATATAGGTTCCTATACCTCGGTATTAAATGGGTTAGATGCTATTATTTTTACTGCTGGAATTGGCGAAAATTCTTCTTATATCAGAAAATTAGTATGTACGGATATGGAGTATTTTGGGATTAAATTAGACAGGGCTATAAATGAAGTTCGTTCGAAAGAATCTCGCGAAATTAATACAGCTCAATCTAGAACTAAAATATTAGTTATTCCTACAAACGAAGAAATTGAAATTGCAAATCAAGTATTTGAATTGTTAGTGAGTTAA
- the pta gene encoding phosphate acetyltransferase: MNKAIYIATSEHNSGKSIVTLGLMSMLIGKTAKVGYFRPIIEDFEDGKLDNHIETVISHFGLDIDFEDAFAITKSKLIKKKNKGKIGEVLDLIIEKYKRLEEQFDFVLVEGTSFSGEGTVIELDMNVLIAKNLGIPTIIVGSGVGKTLEELIDSLYLAYDSFKVKDVEVLAVIANKVQEQNIKLVTDGLQANLPPEVLVNAIPIISSLNNPTIKEIVDVLEAKVLFGDDFLNNEVGNFSVGAMQLRNYLLHLKENALVITPGDRADIILGALQANESANYPIISGIVLTGNILPEESIMKLIEGLTTVVPIITVEGGTYQITNKLGNIKSKIYADNTHKIEGSISTFEKYVDLDELSKKLVSFEAEGMTPKMFQYNLVKRAKQHRKHIVLPEGSDERIIIATSRLLAMDVVDISIIGNKKQIESKVAELGIAFDFSKVKIINPIESEKYEDYVNTYYELRKNKNVSMAMAKDLLEDVSYFGTMMVYKGDADGMVSGAAHTTQHTILPALQFIKTKPDTCIVSSIFFMCLEDRVSVFGDCAINPNPTAEQLAEIAISSADSSLAFGIEPKVAMLSYSSGASGKGDEVDKVRAATEIVRKKRPDLKIEGPIQYDAAVDMAVGKSKMPNSEVAGQASVLIFPDLNTGNNTYKAVQRETGALAIGPMLQGLNKPVNDLSRGCTVDDIINTVVITAIQAQGL; the protein is encoded by the coding sequence ATGAACAAAGCCATATATATAGCGACTAGTGAACACAATAGCGGAAAATCTATTGTGACTCTTGGTTTGATGAGTATGCTTATAGGTAAAACAGCCAAAGTAGGTTACTTCAGACCCATAATTGAGGATTTTGAGGATGGTAAATTGGATAATCATATCGAAACCGTAATTTCTCATTTTGGGTTGGATATTGACTTTGAAGATGCATTTGCTATCACCAAAAGCAAGCTGATTAAAAAGAAAAATAAAGGAAAAATAGGGGAGGTTTTAGATCTCATTATTGAAAAATACAAACGACTGGAAGAGCAGTTCGATTTTGTTTTAGTCGAAGGAACTAGTTTTAGTGGAGAAGGAACGGTAATAGAATTAGATATGAATGTCTTAATCGCTAAAAACCTTGGAATTCCTACTATAATTGTGGGTTCAGGAGTGGGTAAAACACTTGAAGAACTTATAGATAGCCTTTACCTTGCTTACGATTCATTTAAAGTAAAAGATGTAGAAGTATTAGCGGTTATTGCTAATAAAGTACAAGAGCAGAATATAAAATTAGTTACAGATGGCTTACAAGCTAACCTACCACCCGAAGTTTTAGTCAATGCTATCCCAATTATTTCTAGTTTAAATAACCCTACGATAAAAGAAATAGTTGATGTATTAGAGGCCAAAGTTTTATTTGGAGATGATTTTTTGAATAATGAAGTCGGGAATTTTAGCGTAGGTGCGATGCAATTGCGAAACTATTTGTTGCACTTGAAAGAAAATGCACTTGTAATCACTCCTGGAGACAGAGCTGATATTATTCTAGGTGCTTTACAAGCTAATGAGTCTGCAAATTATCCTATTATTTCTGGCATTGTTTTAACGGGGAATATTCTTCCGGAGGAAAGTATTATGAAGTTAATAGAGGGATTGACAACTGTTGTACCTATAATTACTGTAGAAGGTGGAACTTATCAAATAACAAACAAGCTAGGGAATATTAAGTCCAAAATTTACGCTGATAATACGCACAAGATTGAGGGTTCCATAAGCACTTTTGAAAAATATGTTGATTTGGATGAATTATCTAAAAAATTAGTTTCTTTTGAAGCTGAAGGAATGACTCCTAAAATGTTTCAATACAATCTTGTAAAAAGAGCAAAACAACACCGTAAGCATATTGTATTACCAGAAGGAAGTGACGAAAGGATAATCATTGCAACTTCGCGATTATTAGCAATGGATGTGGTGGATATCTCTATTATTGGAAATAAAAAACAAATAGAAAGTAAGGTAGCTGAACTCGGAATAGCATTTGATTTTTCAAAAGTAAAAATCATAAATCCTATCGAGTCAGAGAAATATGAGGATTATGTAAACACCTATTACGAATTGCGAAAAAACAAAAATGTTTCTATGGCTATGGCCAAAGATTTATTAGAAGACGTATCGTATTTCGGAACGATGATGGTGTATAAAGGCGATGCTGACGGAATGGTTTCTGGTGCCGCACACACGACACAACACACTATTTTACCTGCCTTGCAATTCATAAAAACAAAACCGGATACTTGTATTGTTTCTTCCATATTTTTCATGTGTTTAGAGGACAGAGTTTCTGTTTTTGGCGATTGTGCTATTAATCCAAATCCAACAGCGGAGCAATTGGCCGAAATAGCTATTTCATCAGCGGATTCTAGTTTGGCATTTGGAATAGAACCAAAAGTAGCTATGCTATCTTATTCATCAGGGGCATCAGGAAAAGGTGATGAAGTGGATAAAGTTAGAGCAGCTACCGAAATAGTAAGAAAAAAACGCCCTGATTTGAAAATTGAAGGGCCTATTCAATATGACGCCGCAGTTGATATGGCAGTAGGAAAAAGTAAAATGCCAAATTCAGAGGTTGCAGGGCAAGCGAGTGTACTTATTTTTCCTGATTTGAATACGGGAAACAATACCTATAAAGCAGTTCAAAGAGAAACAGGAGCATTAGCAATTGGTCCAATGTTACAAGGACTGAATAAACCCGTTAATGATTTGAGTCGTGGTTGTACGGTAGATGATATTATCAATACAGTTGTAATTACAGCTATTCAAGCGCAAGGACTTTAA
- the corA gene encoding magnesium/cobalt transporter CorA — translation MRKIKYKKGRKLQPYNLEYTGIHKQHESEMQLFVYDNVNLTEYEDFKVSYLDKYIDTQKNNWLNIHGLNNIELIKAIGSYFHVDNFMLTDILNTTRRTKLEEQSDVLFFNIKSLLPAGDSDNISIEQISFLIKEGILISFQEKRSDFFTHIRERIRTHSGLVRSKKVDYLLYILLDAIMENFYITIENEEDKVEELINLSKKSADPLTLERIEKHRDNFNFLKRSIIPLRDSLYEIKSIKDDDVFNAMEMESFSFFARLHQKSLELLEQIESDMGSLESASNFYFAAQTHKMNEIMKTLTIVSAIFIPLTFIVGVYGMNFKFMPELEYRNGYYIIIGIMVLIGIGMIFYFKKRKWF, via the coding sequence ATGAGAAAAATTAAATACAAGAAAGGTCGAAAATTACAACCGTATAATCTCGAATACACTGGAATTCACAAACAGCATGAGTCAGAAATGCAGTTATTTGTTTATGATAATGTTAATTTGACAGAATACGAAGATTTTAAAGTTTCATATCTGGATAAATATATTGATACTCAAAAAAATAATTGGCTGAATATTCATGGTTTAAATAATATTGAGTTAATAAAAGCGATTGGTAGTTATTTTCATGTAGACAATTTTATGCTTACTGATATTCTAAATACCACTAGAAGAACTAAACTAGAAGAACAATCTGATGTTTTATTTTTTAATATAAAATCACTTTTGCCAGCAGGAGATTCAGATAATATTAGCATTGAGCAAATTAGTTTTTTGATAAAGGAAGGTATTTTAATTTCTTTTCAGGAAAAGCGTTCTGATTTTTTCACACATATTCGGGAACGAATTCGCACGCATTCAGGTCTTGTTCGAAGCAAGAAAGTAGACTATTTGTTGTACATTCTTTTAGATGCTATTATGGAAAATTTTTACATCACTATCGAGAATGAAGAAGACAAAGTTGAAGAATTGATTAATCTTTCAAAAAAAAGTGCCGATCCATTAACCTTAGAGCGTATTGAAAAACACAGAGACAATTTTAATTTTTTAAAACGATCTATAATTCCGCTTAGGGATTCTTTGTACGAAATTAAAAGTATAAAAGATGACGATGTTTTTAATGCAATGGAAATGGAAAGTTTTAGTTTTTTTGCGCGCTTGCATCAAAAAAGCTTGGAGCTTTTAGAGCAGATAGAATCAGATATGGGATCATTAGAAAGTGCTTCTAATTTCTATTTTGCTGCTCAAACACATAAGATGAATGAGATTATGAAAACGCTGACTATTGTCTCTGCCATTTTTATTCCTTTGACATTTATTGTGGGTGTTTATGGAATGAATTTCAAGTTTATGCCAGAATTAGAATATCGTAATGGGTATTATATTATCATTGGAATTATGGTTTTAATAGGAATAGGAATGATTTTTTATTTTAAAAAAAGGAAATGGTTCTGA